From Gopherus flavomarginatus isolate rGopFla2 chromosome 16, rGopFla2.mat.asm, whole genome shotgun sequence, a single genomic window includes:
- the DDX23 gene encoding probable ATP-dependent RNA helicase DDX23 produces MAGEVPDKKERDPSPPKEERKRSRSPDRDRDRKSSPSKERKRHRSRERRRGSRSRSRSRSKSAERERRHKERERERNKKDREREKDGHRRDKDRKRSRSLSPSRGKDSKSRRERDSRRGEEEEDAALKKEKAQPLSLEELLAKKKAEEEAEAKPKFLCKAEREAEALRRRQQEVEERQRLLEDERKKRKQFQDLGRKMMEDPQERERRERRERMERETNGNEDEEGRQKIREEKDKSKELHAIKERYLGGIKKRRRTRHLNDRKFVFEWDASEDTSIDYNPLYKERHQVQLLGRGFIAGIDLKQQKREQSRFYGDLMEKRRTLEEKEQEEARLRKLRKKEAKQRWDDRHWSQKKLDEMTDRDWRIFREDYSITTKGGKIPNPIRSWKDSSLPPHILEVIDKCGYKEPTPIQRQAIPIGLQNRDIIGVAETGSGKTAAFLIPLLVWITTLPKIDRIEESDQGPYAIILAPTRELAQQIEEETIKFGKPLGIRTVAVIGGISREDQGFRLRMGCEIVIATPGRLIDVLENRYLVLSRCTYVVLDEADRMIDMGFEPDVQKILEHMPVTNQKPDTDEAEDPEKMLANFESGKHKYRQTVMFTATMPPAVERLARSYLRRPAVVYIGSAGKPHERVEQKVFLMSEGEKRKKLLAILEQGFDPPIIIFVNQKKGCDVLAKSLEKMGYNACTLHGGKGQEQREFALSNLKAGAKDILVATDVAGRGIDIQDVSMVVNYDMAKNIEDYIHRIGRTGRAGKSGVAITFLTKEDSTVFYDLKQAILESPVSSCPPELANHPDAQHKPGTILTKKRREETIFA; encoded by the exons ATGGCCGGGGAAGTGCCCGACAAGAAGGAGCGGGACCCGTCACCCCCCAAGGAGGAGAGGAAACGCTCGCGCTCTCCAGACAGAGATCGCGACAGGAAGAGCTCCCCGTCCAAGGAGAGGAAGCGGCACCGGTCCCgggagaggaggcggggcagCCGGTCCAGATCCCGCTCCAGGTCCAAGTCAGCAGAGAG GGAGCGGAGACACAAAGAGCGTGAGCGCGAGCGGAATAAAAAGGATCGCGAGCGGGAGAAAGATGGACACCGGCGGGACAAGGACAGGAAACGCTCCAG AAGCTTGTCCCCGAGCCGAGGCAAAGACTCCAAATCGCGGAGGGAGCGAGATTcgcggaggggggaggaggaggaggatgcggCGCtgaagaaggagaag GCCCAGCCTCTGTCTCTGGAGGAGCTGTTGGCCAAGAAGAAAGCTGAAGAGGAGGCCGAGGCCAAG cccaagtTCCTGTGCAAGGCGGAGCGGGAGGCCGAGGCGCTGAGGCGGCGTcagcaggaggtggaggagcgGCAGAGGCTGCTGGAGGAtgagagaaagaagaggaagcagtttcaGGATCTAGGGAGGAAGATGATGG AGGACCCCCAGGAGCGCGAGCGCAGGGAACGTCGGGAACGCATGGAACGAGAGACCAACGGCAACGAGGATGAGGAGGGGAGACAGAAAATCCGTGAGGAGAAGGACAAGAGcaaggagctgcatgccatcAAG GAGCGGTACCTCGGCGGGATCAAGAAGCGCAGACGCACCCGGCACTTGAATGACCGAAAGTTCGTCTTTGAGTGGGATGCGTCGGAGGACACGTCCATCGACTACAACCCACT GTACAAGGAGCGGCACCAGGTACAGCTGCTGGGCAGGGGCTTCATCGCCGGCATCGACCTGAAGCAGCAGAAGCGGGAGCAGTCGCGCTTCTACGGGGACCTGATGGAGAAGAGGCGGacgctggaggagaaggagcaggaggA GGCCCGGCTGCGTAAGCTGCGGAAGAAGGAGGCCAAGCAGCGCTGGGACGATCGGCACTGGTCCCAGAAGAAGCTGGATGAGATGACAGACAGGGACTGGCGTATCTTCCGCGAGGATTACAGCATCACCACCAAGGGGGGCAAGATCCCCAACCCCATCCGCTCCTGGaaggactcctccctgcccccccacatccTGGAGGTGATAGACAAGTGTGGCTACAAG GAGCCCACCCCCATCCAGCGCCAggccatccccattggcctgcagaacCGCGACATCATCGGAGTGGCTGAGACCGGCAGCGGCAAGACGGCTGCCTTCCTGATCCCGCTGCTGGTGTGGATCACGACGCTGCCCAAGATCGACAG GATTGAGGAGTCGGACCAGGGCCCCTACGCCATCATCCTGGCCCCGACCCGTGAGCTGGCCCAGCAGATTGAGGAGGAGACCATCAAATTCGGGAAGCCTCTGGGTATCCGCACAGTGGCTGTAATTGGGGGCATCTCCCGGGAGGACCAGGGCTTCCGGCTGCGCATGGGCTGCGAG ATTGTCATTGCCACGCCTGGGCGGCTCATTGATGTGCTAGAGAACCGCTACCTGGTGCTGAGCCGCTGCACCTACGTGGTGCTGGACGAGGCAGACAGGATGATCGACATGGGCTTCGAGCCCGACGTGCAGAAGATCCTGGAGCACATGCCCGTCACCAACCAGAAGCCTGACACCGACGAGGCTGAGGACCCAGAGAAGATGCTGGCCAACTTCGAGTCAGGGAAGCACAAGTACAGACAG ACTGTGATGTTCACGGCCACCATGCCCCCGGCGGTGGAGCGCCTGGCCCGCAGCTACCTGCGCCGCCCTGCCGTGGTCTACATCGGCTCGGCCGGCAAGCCACACGAGCGCGTGGAACAGAAGGTCTTCCTCATGTCCGAGGGGGAGAAGAG GAAGAAGCTGCTGGCCATACTGGAGCAGGGCTTCGACCCGCCCATCATCATCTTCGTCAACCAGAAGAAGGGCTGCGACGTCCTGGCTAAGTCCCTGGAGAAGATGGGG TATAACGCCTGCACCCTGCACGGCGGCAAAGGCCAGGAGCAGCGAGAATTCGCCCTCTCCAACCTGAAGGCCGGTGCCAAGGACATTCTCGTAGCCACGGACGTGGCTGGGCGCGGTATCGACATCCAGGATGTGTCCATGGTGGTGAACTACGACATGGCCAAGAACATCGAAG ATTACATCCACCGTATTGGCCGCACGGGCCGAGCCGGCAAGAGCGGAGTGGCCATCACCTTCCTGACCAAGGAGGACTCCACAGTCTTCTATGACCTGAAGCAAGCCATCCTGGAGAGCCCGGTATCGTCGTGTCCCCCGGAGCTGGCCAACCACCCTGATGCCCAGCACAAGCCGGGCACCATCCTCACCAAGAAGAGACGGGAGGAGACCATCTTTGCCTGA